In Exiguobacterium sibiricum 7-3, a genomic segment contains:
- a CDS encoding DUF4397 domain-containing protein, whose translation MKKLLSFVTAALLFALFVLPVGAADDAMVRVIHASPDAPAVDIAVDGKKAVSGAEFKAVTDYLTLPAGEHKVEVFAAGTTKDPVLSQTLNIEAGKFYSVAAIGKLADIKLAVMEDNGKGEDGKSMVRVAHFAPDAPAVDVAPKGGDPLFSDLEFSKVSDYGTLDAGTYDLEVRPAGATDVVKALDGIKLDSGKNYTALAIGLLEGEPAFDVLLIPDGGEMAAMPDTGLGGTTETSSMATTWALVALAGAALVGTAYVVRRKQNA comes from the coding sequence ATGAAGAAACTCTTATCTTTCGTCACAGCTGCTCTGCTATTCGCACTATTTGTGCTCCCGGTAGGTGCAGCGGACGATGCAATGGTTCGTGTGATTCACGCTTCACCTGATGCTCCAGCAGTGGACATCGCCGTCGATGGCAAAAAAGCAGTCTCAGGAGCAGAATTTAAAGCCGTCACAGATTATCTCACTCTCCCAGCCGGAGAACATAAAGTAGAAGTCTTCGCAGCCGGTACAACAAAAGATCCTGTACTTTCTCAAACACTCAACATCGAAGCCGGAAAATTCTATTCTGTTGCGGCAATCGGTAAATTGGCAGACATTAAACTTGCTGTCATGGAAGATAACGGCAAAGGTGAAGATGGAAAATCAATGGTCCGTGTCGCTCACTTTGCACCGGACGCACCAGCCGTTGATGTCGCACCAAAAGGTGGAGACCCACTCTTCAGCGACCTCGAATTCTCGAAAGTCTCGGATTACGGTACACTGGATGCCGGTACGTACGATCTTGAAGTACGACCTGCCGGTGCAACGGATGTCGTTAAAGCACTCGACGGCATCAAACTCGACAGCGGTAAAAACTATACAGCACTCGCAATCGGGCTACTTGAAGGCGAACCAGCCTTTGACGTCCTCTTGATTCCGGACGGCGGTGAAATGGCAGCAATGCCGGACACAGGTCTTGGCGGAACAACTGAAACGTCATCGATGGCAACAACTTGGGCACTTGTAGCACTTGCTGGAGCTGCACTTGTTGGGACAGCTTATGTCGTCCGTCGTAAACAAAACGCGTAA
- a CDS encoding cation transporter: protein MKETTLTVVGMTCNHCKASVESALNELNGVTNATVSLADNNVTVTHQDVATERLVEAIEEIGYDVPTA, encoded by the coding sequence ATGAAAGAAACAACTTTAACTGTCGTCGGAATGACATGTAATCACTGTAAAGCAAGCGTTGAATCGGCGTTGAACGAACTCAACGGGGTAACGAATGCAACCGTCTCCCTTGCAGACAACAATGTCACAGTGACACACCAAGACGTCGCGACAGAACGTCTCGTCGAAGCGATTGAAGAAATCGGATATGACGTTCCGACTGCCTAA
- a CDS encoding DHA2 family efflux MFS transporter permease subunit, with protein MSHEKSATARPPYGILAVLMIGAFIAFLNNTLLNIALPSIMKDLEIETSTVQWLSTGFMLVNGILIPTSAFLIQKFSVRRLFLLAMTLFSAGTILAGFADAFPVLLAGRMIQASGSAIMMPLLMNVMLVSFPIEKRGTAMGFFGLIMMGAPAIGPTLSGWIIEHYDWRMLFHFITPIALIVLAAGFFLLRDVKERSNAKLDFMSVVLSSFGFGGLLYGFSSAGSKGWDSLQVILALVIGVVALVTFIMRQLRMERPMLNFKIYRYPMFALSSAISIVVTIAMFSGMLLLPIYVQTIRGISPLDAGLMLLPGAILMAVMSPINGKLFDKIGGRPLAITGLFITVVTTYYFSQLKMDTTYTHLIVLYSLRMFGMSMVMMPVSTNGLNQLPTRYYPHGTAMNNTLQQVSGAIGTALLVTIMSTHAKTRGAELAQEAAKNMTSQPTAEAAAAMKQQIVMQATLDGINYAFFISTFIAGLAFALSFFIKRATQAEDIISNRSLNEQIIKPQVSNQ; from the coding sequence ATGTCACACGAAAAATCTGCTACCGCTCGTCCCCCTTACGGTATCCTTGCCGTATTGATGATTGGTGCCTTTATTGCTTTTTTAAATAACACCTTACTCAACATCGCTTTGCCGTCTATCATGAAGGATCTGGAGATTGAAACGTCAACGGTCCAGTGGTTATCGACCGGTTTCATGCTCGTCAACGGGATTTTGATTCCGACTTCTGCTTTCCTGATTCAAAAATTCTCGGTCCGCCGTCTGTTCCTGCTCGCGATGACGCTGTTCTCTGCGGGTACGATTCTTGCCGGATTTGCGGACGCTTTCCCGGTCCTGCTTGCCGGACGAATGATCCAGGCTTCCGGATCTGCGATCATGATGCCGCTTCTGATGAACGTCATGCTCGTCAGCTTCCCGATTGAAAAACGCGGAACGGCGATGGGCTTCTTCGGACTCATCATGATGGGGGCTCCTGCGATTGGACCAACCCTTTCCGGTTGGATCATCGAACATTACGATTGGCGGATGTTGTTCCACTTTATTACGCCAATCGCCCTGATCGTGCTCGCTGCCGGTTTCTTCCTGCTTCGTGACGTCAAAGAACGCTCTAACGCAAAACTCGACTTTATGTCCGTCGTCTTGTCTTCTTTCGGATTCGGTGGTCTCCTGTACGGTTTCAGCTCTGCCGGTTCAAAAGGTTGGGATAGTCTGCAAGTCATTTTAGCGTTAGTCATCGGGGTCGTTGCACTCGTAACGTTTATCATGCGTCAATTGAGAATGGAACGTCCGATGCTCAACTTCAAGATTTACCGTTATCCGATGTTTGCTTTATCGTCCGCCATCTCGATAGTCGTGACGATTGCCATGTTCTCCGGGATGTTACTGTTACCGATTTATGTTCAGACGATTCGCGGGATTTCTCCGCTTGATGCCGGTCTGATGTTACTGCCGGGTGCCATCCTGATGGCTGTCATGTCACCAATCAACGGGAAACTATTTGATAAGATTGGCGGTCGTCCACTCGCCATCACCGGCTTGTTCATCACGGTTGTCACAACCTACTATTTCAGCCAACTTAAAATGGATACGACTTATACCCATCTAATCGTCCTTTATTCTCTCCGGATGTTCGGGATGTCGATGGTTATGATGCCAGTCTCGACGAATGGTCTGAACCAATTGCCGACCCGTTACTATCCACACGGGACAGCGATGAATAATACGTTACAACAAGTTTCTGGTGCGATCGGAACGGCGCTCCTCGTTACGATCATGTCCACCCACGCGAAAACACGTGGAGCGGAACTCGCGCAAGAAGCAGCGAAAAACATGACAAGCCAACCAACAGCGGAAGCTGCTGCAGCGATGAAACAACAAATCGTGATGCAGGCAACGCTTGACGGCATTAACTATGCTTTCTTCATCTCAACGTTCATTGCCGGTCTCGCCTTTGCCCTCTCGTTCTTTATCAAACGGGCGACACAAGCGGAAGACATCATCAGCAACCGTTCGTTAAACGAACAAATCATTAAACCGCAAGTTTCCAATCAGTAA
- a CDS encoding NAD-dependent succinate-semialdehyde dehydrogenase — MKGQFLINGQWLDLGRERTDVKNPATGEIVGSVPNGTKSDVNEAVEAAHKAFPEWSKRTVYERAALLEKLYAKMLEKKDELARLMTLEMGKPLAESEGEVEYAANFVKWFAEEGKRAYGRIIPSHDATKRLHVIKQPVGVVAAITPWNFPAAMITRKLAPALVAGCTFVLKPPTATPLTALRLLELCQEVGIPDGVVNAVTGSGKDLGESLATHPHVAKITFTGSTEVGRTLMAQGAETIKAMSLELGGHAPILVFDDCDLDLAVRETIKSKFRNGGQTCVCGNRIYVSDSIYDTFVEKLGQETAKLKTGNGLDSETKIGPMINKAGYDKVKKHVDDATSAGARVVTGGSGQTDDENEIYYYEATVLADVTPQMLIMNEETFGPVAPVQRVSSDEEAVHYANQTPFGLASYVFTNNYARAFRAIESLDYGIVGWNDGVPSAAQAPFGGMKQSGVGREGGSEGLEAYLETKYVSIGGLDQ, encoded by the coding sequence ATGAAGGGACAGTTTTTAATCAATGGACAGTGGCTCGATCTGGGACGCGAGCGGACGGATGTGAAGAATCCGGCGACAGGTGAAATCGTCGGAAGTGTGCCAAACGGAACGAAATCCGATGTTAATGAAGCGGTTGAAGCAGCTCACAAGGCTTTTCCGGAATGGTCGAAACGGACGGTTTATGAACGCGCGGCGCTTCTTGAAAAATTGTATGCGAAAATGCTTGAGAAAAAAGATGAATTGGCCCGACTGATGACACTTGAGATGGGTAAACCGCTCGCAGAATCAGAAGGTGAAGTCGAATATGCGGCGAACTTCGTCAAGTGGTTCGCGGAAGAAGGAAAGCGGGCCTACGGGCGGATCATCCCGTCACATGATGCCACTAAACGCCTCCATGTCATCAAACAGCCGGTCGGGGTCGTCGCTGCGATTACTCCATGGAACTTCCCGGCTGCCATGATCACCCGAAAATTGGCACCGGCGCTCGTCGCAGGCTGTACGTTCGTCCTAAAACCGCCCACCGCCACTCCGTTGACAGCACTCCGGCTACTCGAACTCTGTCAGGAAGTCGGCATTCCGGACGGTGTCGTCAATGCGGTGACCGGAAGTGGGAAAGACTTAGGCGAATCCCTCGCCACTCATCCACACGTTGCTAAAATCACGTTCACGGGGTCGACGGAAGTCGGTCGGACGTTGATGGCACAAGGTGCGGAAACCATCAAGGCGATGTCACTCGAACTTGGTGGACATGCCCCGATTCTTGTCTTTGACGACTGCGATCTCGATCTTGCCGTCAGAGAAACGATCAAATCGAAGTTTCGTAACGGTGGACAGACATGTGTCTGCGGCAATCGCATCTATGTCTCGGATTCGATTTATGATACGTTCGTTGAAAAGCTCGGTCAGGAAACAGCCAAACTCAAAACCGGCAACGGACTCGATAGTGAAACGAAAATCGGTCCGATGATCAACAAGGCCGGCTACGATAAAGTCAAAAAACATGTCGATGATGCGACATCGGCTGGCGCCCGTGTTGTCACCGGCGGATCAGGACAAACAGATGACGAAAACGAGATCTACTATTATGAAGCAACCGTTCTCGCCGATGTCACCCCGCAGATGCTGATCATGAATGAAGAGACATTTGGTCCGGTTGCGCCTGTCCAACGTGTCAGTTCAGATGAAGAAGCTGTCCATTATGCCAATCAAACGCCGTTTGGTCTTGCTTCGTATGTCTTTACGAACAATTATGCCCGGGCATTCCGCGCAATCGAAAGTCTCGACTACGGGATCGTCGGGTGGAATGACGGTGTTCCTTCAGCCGCCCAGGCTCCGTTCGGCGGAATGAAACAATCCGGCGTCGGTCGTGAAGGCGGATCAGAAGGTCTCGAAGCTTATCTCGAGACGAAGTATGTATCGATTGGCGGACTCGATCAATGA
- the ytxJ gene encoding bacillithiol system redox-active protein YtxJ has translation MTQLRKLQSISDFDQFVSEHATFVICKHSTTCPISSAGFSAYTKYADTTAIPTAYLLIQEARTLSNHIAEQYNVRHESPQVLFIQDGKAVWTTSHYDITTDALHTHVG, from the coding sequence ATGACCCAACTCAGAAAATTACAATCGATTTCCGATTTTGATCAATTCGTTTCAGAACATGCAACATTCGTGATTTGTAAACACAGTACGACCTGTCCGATCAGTTCAGCCGGTTTTTCCGCCTATACGAAATATGCGGATACGACAGCAATTCCGACTGCTTATTTATTGATTCAGGAAGCTCGGACATTGTCGAATCATATCGCAGAACAGTACAACGTCCGGCATGAATCACCGCAAGTCCTGTTCATTCAAGATGGAAAAGCGGTCTGGACGACCTCCCATTATGACATCACGACAGATGCCTTACACACACACGTCGGATAA
- a CDS encoding acetolactate synthase large subunit, with product MNAAERFVQCLEAEGVTHIFGVPGEENITLLEAISKSDITFITTRHETNAAFMASMFGRLSGRPGVCLSTLGPGATNMMTGIASATMDHSPVVAITGQGATWRQHKASHQMFDLVEMYRPITKSSTSIVSGEVISEVVRQAFAQAASEKPGATHISFPEDIAKADVDAKTPILRDSIPTFLHPTSVTDSDVLLQIEQAERPVVIAGFGINRSGATDAFHAFVDQLGAPVVETMMGKGTISSFHELAAHTIGLPNADYNQRILDQSDLIIAVGYDITELPPSKWNPNQTPVLHIDTNQHEIDQFYPVVANLIGSLPDILHLLSESIPNRSWTGWQQDRDRLRQEIQATYSLALPLHPQSIVRELEQATGEDGMIFSDVGAHKVWLGRHFQTTRPNQLFISNGFSSMGYGLSSAIAAKLLHPEQRVLCASGDGAFLMNGQDLETAVRLKLPIVVIIWRDGTYGLIEWKQQQAYGRAPYIEFDNPDLVQLAVAFGALGLRVGEHGTLSSCLEQAFLSDGPVLIDCPVDYRENLKLSDRLRTYGG from the coding sequence ATGAACGCGGCCGAACGATTTGTCCAGTGTCTGGAAGCGGAGGGCGTCACGCATATCTTCGGAGTTCCCGGTGAAGAAAACATCACCTTACTTGAAGCAATCAGTAAATCGGATATCACGTTCATCACGACACGCCATGAAACGAACGCTGCCTTCATGGCATCGATGTTCGGCCGGTTAAGTGGACGCCCCGGCGTCTGCCTGTCGACGCTTGGTCCCGGAGCGACCAACATGATGACGGGAATCGCCAGTGCGACGATGGATCATTCGCCTGTCGTCGCCATTACCGGACAAGGTGCAACGTGGCGTCAACATAAGGCATCCCATCAAATGTTTGATTTAGTCGAGATGTATCGACCAATTACCAAGTCTAGTACGTCGATTGTTTCAGGAGAAGTCATTTCAGAAGTCGTCCGCCAAGCATTTGCTCAAGCTGCTTCCGAAAAACCAGGCGCGACACACATTTCCTTTCCGGAAGACATCGCAAAAGCCGATGTCGATGCCAAGACACCGATTTTACGGGATAGTATTCCGACCTTCCTGCATCCGACATCTGTTACGGACAGCGATGTCCTGTTGCAAATCGAACAGGCAGAACGTCCAGTCGTGATTGCCGGATTCGGAATCAACCGAAGTGGTGCTACGGATGCTTTCCATGCTTTCGTCGATCAATTGGGTGCTCCTGTCGTCGAGACAATGATGGGGAAAGGCACGATCTCATCTTTTCATGAGCTCGCTGCCCACACCATCGGCTTACCAAATGCCGATTATAACCAACGGATTCTTGATCAAAGTGATTTAATTATTGCTGTCGGCTACGACATTACGGAATTGCCGCCTTCAAAATGGAATCCGAATCAGACACCCGTTTTGCATATCGATACCAATCAACATGAAATCGATCAGTTCTATCCTGTTGTCGCGAATCTGATCGGCTCGTTACCCGATATCTTGCATCTGCTCTCGGAAAGTATTCCGAACCGATCCTGGACCGGGTGGCAACAGGACCGAGACCGGCTGCGTCAAGAAATCCAGGCGACGTATTCCCTCGCCCTTCCGCTCCATCCTCAAAGCATCGTGCGTGAGCTCGAACAGGCAACAGGTGAGGACGGGATGATTTTTTCGGATGTCGGTGCCCACAAAGTATGGCTCGGACGGCATTTTCAGACGACACGTCCTAATCAATTGTTCATCTCCAACGGTTTTTCTTCGATGGGATATGGCTTGTCGAGTGCGATTGCCGCTAAACTGTTGCATCCGGAACAACGTGTCCTCTGTGCTTCAGGAGACGGTGCCTTCTTAATGAATGGTCAGGATCTCGAAACCGCGGTTCGGTTGAAATTGCCGATCGTCGTCATCATCTGGCGCGATGGCACATACGGACTGATTGAATGGAAACAACAGCAAGCGTACGGTCGTGCACCTTATATTGAATTCGATAATCCGGACCTTGTACAACTGGCTGTCGCCTTTGGGGCACTCGGTCTGCGTGTCGGAGAACACGGTACCCTGTCCAGTTGTCTCGAACAAGCTTTTCTGAGTGACGGACCCGTTTTAATTGACTGTCCGGTCGATTACAGGGAAAATCTGAAGTTAAGTGACCGTTTACGGACTTATGGAGGCTGA
- a CDS encoding metal-sensitive transcriptional regulator, translated as MTHDHPLVPRSTEEQDALLKRLKRIEGQVRGIANMVEEDRYCIDILTQTASIQAALRQVELQVIERHVKMCMHDAATGEQDTGVYVDELMAVIARLKK; from the coding sequence ATGACTCATGATCATCCCCTTGTTCCCCGTTCCACTGAAGAACAAGATGCCTTATTAAAACGTTTAAAACGAATTGAAGGTCAAGTCCGCGGCATTGCTAACATGGTCGAGGAAGACCGGTATTGTATCGATATCCTGACTCAAACCGCATCGATTCAAGCTGCACTCCGGCAAGTCGAGTTGCAGGTCATCGAACGTCACGTCAAGATGTGTATGCACGATGCAGCGACCGGTGAACAGGATACCGGTGTCTACGTCGACGAATTGATGGCCGTTATTGCCCGTCTCAAGAAGTAA
- a CDS encoding class F sortase codes for MGQLMSSVVNKTRNLLLFITVLLAGCGGAEETSPPPRSEEPATPVVESPAPKSEAEAVATFVPNRLKIPTIDVDAKVEVVGRDDKGRMDVPKQTDQVGWYQYGAKANQTGNVILAGHLDDTNGPAVFYDLAKVKRGQRIEVNSKTGEQVSYVVTNVMSYPVDQAPVGSIFGATLAQRLTLITCVGTFTQSKGYDQRLVVTAEQEK; via the coding sequence TTGGGACAGCTTATGTCGTCCGTCGTAAACAAAACGCGTAACCTCTTGTTATTCATTACCGTGTTGCTTGCAGGATGTGGAGGAGCAGAGGAAACTTCTCCTCCTCCACGCTCTGAGGAACCGGCAACACCTGTCGTCGAATCACCGGCACCAAAGTCTGAAGCAGAAGCAGTGGCAACATTTGTACCGAACCGTCTAAAGATTCCGACCATCGATGTGGATGCAAAAGTCGAAGTCGTTGGAAGAGATGACAAAGGGCGGATGGATGTTCCGAAGCAGACAGATCAAGTCGGTTGGTACCAGTACGGAGCAAAAGCCAATCAGACCGGCAATGTCATTCTGGCAGGGCATTTAGATGATACGAATGGTCCGGCTGTCTTTTATGACTTGGCAAAAGTGAAACGAGGACAACGGATTGAAGTCAATTCTAAAACGGGAGAACAGGTTTCATACGTGGTGACGAACGTGATGTCTTATCCCGTTGACCAGGCACCTGTCGGATCAATTTTTGGTGCGACACTTGCGCAACGTTTAACGTTAATCACCTGTGTCGGAACGTTCACCCAATCGAAAGGATACGATCAACGATTGGTTGTGACCGCCGAACAGGAAAAATAA
- a CDS encoding globin-coupled sensor protein, whose product MRNPFKTKASMSTYQATIGFPDKRLITKTSDPSLTGRLEYMGYTEEHLQTLKAMAPVVNSILDEVLEQVLDHLLLHPEMVQIAQNSSTRERLKKVFADYFGSLLTGNMDDKFLAMRTRMGKTHNRNFVPVTWFIASYAAFNTLLVPKIVEHFQHDPAQLSNAILALNHAMNLDAQIVTSQYVDARLHEVSAANESRSRLLQDVVRVSQEVASTVEQTEEAISETSRRATQILSETDQTEKTSRNLVGLTSENETKMDKMEQQFVQATEQVSTSLTSIQQLKTTSDEIVKMTQGIEDIANQTNLLALNASIEAARAGEHGKGFSVVAIEVRNLAENAKLLSSSINSLIQKNNGNINELVSQMDDITRSNSASRNELQQVKSGIHTVKQEMENYLEMFGRNKNDLSQIVQTIQGISQTTQGLSALTTDLVAASEVNA is encoded by the coding sequence GTGCGTAATCCATTTAAAACTAAAGCATCGATGTCGACTTATCAGGCGACAATCGGATTTCCTGACAAACGACTTATTACAAAAACAAGTGATCCAAGCTTAACAGGACGCTTGGAATACATGGGCTATACAGAAGAACATCTGCAAACCTTAAAAGCGATGGCGCCTGTCGTCAACAGCATCTTGGACGAAGTGCTCGAGCAAGTCCTCGATCACCTGCTTTTGCATCCAGAGATGGTTCAGATTGCTCAAAATTCATCAACTCGCGAACGTTTGAAAAAAGTCTTTGCGGATTATTTCGGCAGTTTATTGACTGGTAACATGGATGATAAGTTCCTGGCGATGCGGACACGGATGGGAAAAACCCATAATCGTAACTTCGTCCCGGTCACTTGGTTCATCGCATCTTACGCAGCATTCAATACCTTGTTGGTTCCAAAGATCGTCGAGCATTTCCAACACGATCCGGCTCAGTTGTCGAATGCGATTCTGGCGCTCAACCACGCGATGAATCTAGATGCGCAAATCGTGACAAGTCAATACGTGGATGCCCGCTTACATGAAGTCAGTGCCGCAAACGAATCACGGAGTCGCCTGTTGCAGGATGTCGTGCGTGTCAGTCAAGAAGTCGCAAGCACCGTCGAGCAGACGGAAGAAGCCATTTCTGAGACGAGCCGTCGGGCAACACAAATCTTATCCGAAACCGATCAAACGGAGAAAACAAGTCGTAATTTGGTCGGATTGACGTCAGAAAATGAGACGAAAATGGATAAAATGGAACAACAGTTTGTACAGGCAACAGAACAGGTCAGTACTTCATTAACCAGTATCCAGCAACTGAAAACAACTTCAGACGAAATCGTCAAGATGACACAAGGCATTGAAGACATCGCCAATCAGACGAACTTACTTGCCTTGAATGCTTCGATTGAAGCGGCTCGTGCCGGTGAACACGGTAAAGGATTCTCTGTCGTCGCAATCGAAGTCCGGAACTTGGCGGAAAACGCGAAATTACTCAGCAGCAGCATCAACAGCCTAATTCAAAAAAATAACGGGAACATCAATGAACTCGTTTCCCAAATGGATGATATTACCCGTTCAAACTCCGCTTCCCGCAACGAACTGCAACAAGTGAAGAGCGGCATTCACACCGTGAAACAGGAAATGGAAAACTATTTGGAGATGTTCGGTCGTAACAAAAACGACTTAAGCCAAATCGTTCAAACGATTCAAGGCATCAGCCAGACGACACAAGGATTGTCCGCCTTAACGACAGATCTTGTTGCGGCTTCTGAAGTCAATGCTTGA
- a CDS encoding heavy metal translocating P-type ATPase gives MSKTMELNIEGMTCAACSARIEKVLNRMDGVEATVNLPLETARIAVPEEMDEQLILDKIKKIGYGATIKTAPHEQVQNRRMLYRFWIAAFLSLPLLLSMISHIPNSPIHLPWLMNPWIQFALATPVQFIIGAPFYVGAYKSLRSGSANMDVLVVLGTSAAYFYSVAEMMVHPLMPNLYFETSAVLITLVLLGKVLEDRAKQQTTGAIKSLLSLQATDAVVLEHGVERMVSLDQVQPGMQLIVKPGQKIPVDGVITAGDAYLDESMLTGEPLPAHKGIEDVVIGGTLNTNGHLTIQATKVGQQTMLASIIRVVEQAQTEKAPIQRQADRISGIFVPIVVAIALVTLAVWWWTTGSFAEAIRPAIAVLVIACPCALGLATPTSIMVGTGKGAEHGVLFKGGAQLESLQHVDAVVFDKTGTLTIGRPVVIETFGQEQALDFAAALEKKSEHPLAHAITEERDVVFDIEHFTVDPGRGVRGMIMKQDIMVGSARMMEEHGLSLPDWTSIGATVVYVTVNGTIEAGYAIRDELKPTTKQVIQEIQQTKAVYLLTGDRREVALQLATELQIPPTHVFSDVLPIEKADHIKALQSNGQRVAMVGDGINDAPALATANVGIALGSGTDVALEAADVTLLGHDLQQVITAIRLSEQTMKNIRQNLFFALGYNAIGIPIACLGLLAPWVAGAAMAFSSVSVVTNALRLKRIPLSKGGN, from the coding sequence ATGTCAAAAACGATGGAACTGAATATCGAAGGCATGACGTGTGCAGCCTGCTCGGCTCGGATTGAAAAGGTGTTGAACCGGATGGACGGAGTCGAAGCCACCGTCAACCTGCCGCTCGAAACAGCACGGATTGCTGTTCCGGAAGAGATGGATGAACAACTGATTTTAGATAAGATTAAAAAAATCGGATATGGTGCCACCATTAAGACGGCACCACACGAACAGGTACAAAACCGCCGGATGCTCTACCGCTTTTGGATTGCCGCTTTCTTGTCCCTGCCGTTACTGCTCAGTATGATCTCGCACATTCCGAACAGTCCGATCCACCTCCCGTGGCTTATGAATCCGTGGATTCAGTTCGCCCTGGCGACGCCAGTCCAGTTCATCATCGGTGCACCCTTCTATGTCGGTGCCTATAAAAGTCTCCGGAGCGGAAGTGCCAACATGGACGTCCTGGTCGTACTCGGTACTTCCGCAGCCTACTTCTATTCTGTTGCCGAAATGATGGTTCATCCCTTGATGCCGAATCTCTACTTTGAGACGAGTGCGGTTCTGATTACCCTCGTCCTGCTCGGGAAAGTACTGGAGGATCGTGCCAAACAACAAACAACCGGTGCGATCAAAAGTCTTCTTTCCTTACAGGCGACGGATGCCGTCGTCCTGGAGCATGGCGTCGAGCGGATGGTTTCGCTTGATCAGGTCCAACCCGGTATGCAATTAATCGTCAAACCCGGTCAAAAAATTCCGGTCGATGGTGTCATCACAGCTGGTGATGCCTATCTGGATGAATCGATGTTGACCGGCGAACCGCTCCCGGCTCATAAAGGGATCGAGGATGTTGTAATCGGCGGGACCTTGAACACGAACGGTCACCTGACGATTCAAGCCACGAAAGTCGGTCAGCAGACGATGCTTGCAAGCATCATCCGTGTCGTCGAACAAGCCCAAACAGAAAAAGCCCCTATTCAACGTCAGGCGGACCGGATTTCCGGCATCTTTGTTCCAATCGTCGTCGCCATCGCGCTCGTGACGCTTGCCGTCTGGTGGTGGACGACCGGTTCATTCGCTGAAGCGATTCGTCCGGCGATTGCCGTTCTCGTCATTGCCTGTCCCTGTGCTCTCGGGCTCGCGACTCCGACGTCGATCATGGTCGGAACCGGTAAAGGCGCAGAACACGGGGTACTGTTCAAGGGCGGAGCGCAACTCGAATCGTTACAACACGTGGATGCTGTTGTCTTTGACAAGACGGGAACATTGACGATCGGACGCCCGGTCGTCATTGAGACGTTTGGACAAGAACAGGCCCTGGATTTTGCAGCTGCCCTTGAAAAAAAATCGGAACATCCACTCGCTCATGCAATCACGGAAGAGCGCGACGTCGTCTTTGATATCGAACATTTCACCGTCGATCCCGGACGCGGTGTCCGGGGAATGATTATGAAACAAGACATCATGGTCGGGTCGGCACGGATGATGGAAGAACACGGCTTATCCTTACCCGACTGGACATCCATCGGAGCAACGGTTGTGTATGTCACCGTAAACGGGACGATCGAAGCGGGTTATGCCATCCGGGATGAATTGAAACCGACTACCAAACAGGTCATTCAGGAGATTCAGCAGACCAAAGCGGTTTATTTGTTGACCGGAGACCGGCGAGAAGTCGCCTTACAACTCGCAACGGAACTTCAGATTCCACCGACCCATGTCTTCTCCGATGTCCTGCCGATTGAAAAAGCCGATCACATCAAAGCACTTCAATCGAATGGGCAACGGGTCGCGATGGTCGGAGATGGTATCAATGATGCGCCGGCCCTTGCGACAGCAAATGTCGGGATTGCCCTCGGCAGCGGGACAGATGTCGCTCTCGAAGCAGCAGACGTCACATTGCTGGGACATGATCTGCAACAAGTCATCACCGCCATTCGACTGAGTGAACAAACGATGAAGAACATTCGGCAAAACCTGTTTTTCGCACTCGGCTATAATGCGATCGGGATTCCGATTGCCTGTCTCGGTCTGCTCGCCCCTTGGGTCGCAGGAGCCGCAATGGCATTCAGCTCTGTCTCTGTCGTCACAAATGCGTTACGCTTAAAACGTATTCCACTATCCAAAGGAGGAAACTAA